Proteins encoded together in one Triticum dicoccoides isolate Atlit2015 ecotype Zavitan chromosome 7B, WEW_v2.0, whole genome shotgun sequence window:
- the LOC119336999 gene encoding beta-1,3-galactosyltransferase 6-like: MRPCVPCTIAHKRQGRAMSSPSYSSYLGRPAYCAMALVLLLTLLCITFPAYLRNPVSVASCFTGADVRAAAAQPAASASAALVADDGGRRPDQLSILVGVHTMPKKHSRRHLIRMAYAVQQTAALRGAARVDVRFALCARPMPAEHGAFVALERRAYGDVLFFNCTENAEDGKTYTYFADLPAMLGAAGGEGRPRPYDYVMKVDDDTYLRLDALVKTLRRAPREDMYYGVGLPFMDRKSPPFMLGMGYALSWDLVQWIATSDMVRRKAKGVEDVTTGNWLNEGGKAKNRVNIFPRMYDYKSAEAKDFLEDTIGVHQLKEDIRWAHTLAHFNATYGDLRPSREGSS; this comes from the exons ATGCGCCCATGTGTGCCGTGCACCATTGCACACAAACGCCAAGGTCGAGCAatgtcgtcgccgtcgtactcgtcgTACCTCGGGAGGCCGGCCTACTGCGCCATggccctcgtcctcctcctcaccctGCTCTGCATCACCTTCCCCGCCTACCTGCGCAACCCGGTCAGCGTCGCCAGCTGCTTCACGGGAGCCGAcgtccgtgccgccgccgcccaaccagCGGCGTCAGCGTCGGCGGCGTTGGTGGCGGACGACGGGGGCCGCCGCCCGGACCAGCTCAGCATCCTGGTCGGCGTGCACACGATGCCCAAGAAGCACTCCCGGCGGCACCTGATCCGGATGGCGTACGCGGTGCAGCAGACGGCGGCCCTCCGCGGCGCCGCGCGCGTGGACGTCCGGTTCGCGCTCTGCGCGCGGCCGATGCCGGCCGAGCACGGCGCGTTCGTGGCGCTGGAGCGCCGCGCCTACGGCGACGTGCTATTCTTCAACTGCACCGAGAACGCCGAGGACGGCAAGACGTACACCTACTTTGCGGACCTGCCGGCCATGCTCggcgccgccgggggcgagggacgcCCGCGGCCGTACGACTACGTGATGAAGGTGGACGACGACACGTACCTCCGGCTGGACGCGCTGGTGAAGACGCTGCGGCGGGCGCCGCGGGAGGACATGTACTACGGCGTGGGCCTGCCGTTCATGGACCGAAAGTCGCCGCCGTTCATGCTTGGCATGGGGTACGCGCTCTCCTGGGACCTCGTCCAGTGGATCGCCACCTCCGACATGGTCAGGAGGAAGGCCAAAG GCGTGGAGGATGTGACCACGGGGAACTGGCTGAACGAGGGGGGCAAGGCCAAGAACAGGGTGAACATCTTCCCCAGGATGTACGACTACAAGAGCGCCGAGGCCAAGGATTTCCTGGAGGACACCATCGGCGTGCACCAGCTCAAGGAGGACAT